ttttctaacatacCACTGTGGCCTTATGAGAACTTTGTCACCCAGATACTGGaagtgattttatattacagtcGGGGAAggataactttatttaatcttatgCTAACAGATATTCACTGTGTTGTATTTAGCGATGTAAAATCTGCCCGTCACCGAATGCGAGTATTGTACGAGCTGCTTAGAAGTGATAATTGGAttatcaataaacaaaaattacttccATTCATCACTCGCTTATTAGACTTCTTTACATGTAGCATAGCCAAAGGTACAGAGGGAGTAGTTATTTATCGCTATTTAAAGAAAGGCTTTGAAGTTTGCCTTCGACGCATTTTCGAGAGAACTGAAAATCGTTGccgtttaattattatcactaCTATGTTAAATTGGTTTTCTATGGCACATATGGACAATGATGAGGTTCTAGAATTTTCATCATTAATAGAACAAGCAGCCCAGCTGTATCAAGTTGGACAGTATAGCGAAAGTTTTCAAGAACATGTGTTTTCTGATGTGCTAGCTAACTTTGTTGGCTCTTCCAATGGGGTTTACAGCCTCGTTGGTTGCCGCCTTATGGTCAGATTTTTGGATAGACACTGCAATGCTGCATACCTTTCAATGCCTGCTATTTATTACGAATTTTCACAGGTTTGTACGAAAATTGTTTGATTcttgtatttcaaattataccaacgaataaagcaatattctttattttatgatgCAGACTCCTCTTAAAGTAGCTGAATACAATGGAAATGATAAAGCGTTCTTGAGGCACTATAGAGAGCAAATTCATGATTACTCAATTAAAGTCGTACAATATCACAGCTATAGCCAAATTAATTTGAGGACAATGTTCTCTTTAATTGCTTGCACAATCCTTGAAGTTCCTTGCAGTCTGACGGCTGCTGCTGCATCTTGTTTGATGATGACAATCCAAGACTTCGCTTTGACTCAGGAAAAAATACCTGACAGGAGTCGATTTTGGTTGCATGCAATTGTGTTATCAATCATGTCGTTAATATGCTGGGTTCATAAAGCTCCAGATCTTTATAGATACGTAAACGAAATAATATCTCGGCGGGCAAAGGATGCACCTCAGTTAAATCCACCTTTGCTAAAAACTTACAATCTTCAAAGTCACCACGCTTATTGGAAGAagtcaacattattttttgagGATTGGGAACTTAGATATGGACTATGGAAACATTTTCAAGCCGCAagggtaaatattttttcagtcggtctaataattataattagtgttgctattttttactattcttTTTTAGCAAAAAGACAAGATTAACCAAAACAAAATCTCTAAGAAAAAGCCCATTATGGACATcaatacataattttcaaGAACATGATATTGCAGTACAAAGTTATTACATAATCTAAGAATACATGTTGATTTTAcgcataaaattgttttatttattcttgggGCCATTAGTGATATTTCAAGATACTTAGAACTTTAATTCCGGAATTAACTTTCATCGGAAGTATCAAACTCAATACTCTCATACTTAGATCCTAATGACATTCGACATCGACATCGACATTACAatcacatacatattattgaattatgtGATCTTTCGAACAATGACAGTATCTTAGTAGAccaaataatttagttaacaTTGCGAtggcttattatttaaacaaattaggtgtattttattttatatcttttcaaTTGAcaggattatattatttagaattcatAGAATTAATAAGACCGAAGTAAGAAAACCAACTTAATTATCTAAGAGATTGGAAGTTGATACGCAGGAAACAGGAAAAACAAATCCTTTTTTGTGTATaccatttttttcaaatgttatcTTCTGTTTCTTCTAGTTGAAAATGTTTCAATGCCATCTTATTTACATAGAAACAAAATCAATTATCATCTCTCACACTTGATATACGTTTGTCTTTACAATTATGTAACACCTAAggcatttgtatattttcatattttcacaAGCAATTATAGGTTGAGAAAAATACCGCCCTGATGAGAATAGAAAAGACTCGAACTTGGATAGTGGCTGATGTATggtatatataagaataacaaCCGCATcggttttcattattaatttgtcgTTACGTGTAGAAACATTGCATTTAAACGCAACGGTCTATTTCTCGCACGCTCTTCTTGAGCTTTTTACCGCATCTTAGTGCTTTCTTTGTCATTGTCTTTATACAATAGGCACTTGATTATGGATTGCAAATCGGTGGTAAGTAACTATAATACTATCccattgtattattattattgcaataCATATGTTTTCCATACGTTTTTTTCttgaggttttatttaatacttttgctTTCTAAGaacatgttaattttaaatagtattaactcaaaataattcataagatTAGTTTTTGCTTTAAGGTTTATTACAGTTGAATAAATTTCATCTTACTATaagtttataagtaatataagtttatatagaCCAGCTGGTCTGGAAGCGTTTTTAGTGGATGTTTTTAACAAGTTTATAGAATTACGCATTGgttgcatttaaattattgattttggCCAGCTTTTGCAATTGATCTCCTTCCTAACACAGCAAAAATGACTCTAAATAAGCTTGAACACAATCCTCAGATTATAGAGATATAGATActcatatctttataataactaaaaaaaacgaacagtaatattttagtttttttaaaaagatattatgatTTACATATCCATCTAATCATAACTGAAATGTATGAATGTTGACCACACATATTActgattttcaaatattttttaatttaatgctataaaattaaaatgttctatattttgttttaacaatgCATGTAGTAAAATAACTGAGATTCAtactaagtaaaaaaatatacaacattagaaaaaatatagaaataaatatttgataaatacaaattttattaatatttttttgtcagagTAAATTTAactcattgaaatatttaaaaatactggaATCgcttttcattgaaattaagcccttctaataatgtttttgtttatttaattacagctATTGTTTTGCTTAGCGGTATTTCTAGCGGTACTTTTCACAGACTGTGAAGGGTGAGTGCAAAATAGTTAATcgttttagtttaaatcagaattaagaattatcaacTTGTAAATGTAACTATTGTCTAATTAATATTGGGAACCAggtaaatatgatttttttcaattttttgtcTTATAGCTTTCACGATATAACAACGAGAAACAAACACACTTtcacatttacaataaataacgaATGTATTAGTCACGCATGAAGCGATTCGACTAATAAATAgttcctttattatttgaaataaagaaactGTTACCAACGTTACGTATTGATTACATAATTACaatacttgaaatattttctttttcttaatactaatattgtatagaaacagttgtatatttaagttacaCACAgcatattatatgatatgtgAGATTAATGGAGCAtccaaatttttaaacataattcagttgaaattaaaatttttaataattaaataaaaatatctaatggAAAGTACACATGTTTAGGTAAGAAAGACTTGATAATTGCAAAATTATTACGAAACTGTACAAATGTTGGTCACGcaaagttgttattttttatcgatagcgatataaatttatacatgtatactgttatatagttaataataaaggctgattttatgaaagtttttctttataatggtTCAAATTCCAGAAGGACAAAGAAAGTCGTTATCCACGTCCCCTATAAAGTTAAGAAGATCAAACACGTTCACACAGTTTATAAAACGATCCATCATCATCACACACATCATGATCATGAACATGGTCTGGTGCCTGACGATCACGAGCACTTTCACCACATGCATCTTTTGGAGGAGCCGTCACCCACCCATGTGCAGGCGATTCCTGAATTCCTTCCAGATGGTCCCTTAGATTTGCCGCTCGATATATCAGAAATGCCACGTGACATACCTCTGAAATCCATTCGTCATGGGATACCGTTATACaggcaaaaataaatacagtttttcTCTTAAAACTTGTTTATAGATTTGACTTTGAAAACAAGAAGTCTGTTTTCTTCGCTTTAGTATAGACTGAAGGgataaaaacgtaaaaaaagttaaaaacgaaattgaaaataaataaacaaatatgaatCTCTAGAAGATTGTGTTAACTGCCAAAACTGaaccaaaaatattgtacaaacCTTCTTCGTAGCACTAAGACCAAATAAAAGTACTTTTAttcaactattattttatgaatcaacgatatttcttaatataccaaagacattatttatttctacctatgtattttatagtaggtttttttttgttctatatttacaattttactttattttttgctgttatttattaaaaatcctattttacttacttttttttatttgttttttgttccaAACCCCACAATCGCGCCAGCTCTGcgattttgaattaatataaaattgtttattaaaatgtatgaatagCTGTaagtaatttgttaagttttttcatttaaatactacTGAATgggttttttaatatcacaaatcTGAGCTCACCGTCAAAGTGTTAGACAGGATGgcagtaaataaaatgttagattatttaattataaaatatttttttttttgcagtacAAATAAGTcgttataagtttatttaattcttttaatatgcCTTAAAAGTTCTTATAAGTtactaaaagattttttactgACATGTCATTATAAAGTATAGTGCATGAGGCGTAAGCTGAGCTTTGCATTTGTGTGAGTGCACTCGGATAGTGTAGGTGTGATGTCAAATTTGTACATGCCACACTATTTTCTAGGTTTAAACCGGTTTCTACTGCTTTTACTCCGCTCCGCACCTTCCGCACTTCACTCTTTATACTGGTAGCAGAGTGAGGTTATTtagttattctttttattcctGAAATGGATTCTAACACAAATAAACGAAGCACACTTAAACCTTTAAATAACcaagtaaaagtaaaaatagttattttaaagaaattcatggcataaaaatattcaggaagaattcgtataatttttttaacatttagaaTTCATAAATTAGTCTAATTTTCttcacataatatttacacCTGGCCTTTAACAAgctgattattttattttaaatctagaaTAGCTCTCCCACTTATGTTATGTACCTAAtgcaaaagtaataaaattcaatgctAAAAGTTTTTTGTCCGACTCTACTTTTACTTTCACTCACACAAATGCAAAGCTCAGCCTAAACGTCGCGGACTATATATTTGTAGGaatttatcaaatgaaatCAATGCAGGCaaatttttgtcatataatCGACATGAGAAAAGTGACatgatttataattagaatTGTAAGGTATATACAATTCCTCTAGCTGTAGACCGTTTGAACAACGCAATTTTTAGCTATCAGAGCGTAACCAAAGTCTTTTTATAGATTTGAGctgtacaataattattacgtCATAGACCTACAAAAAACagatataagaattataattttacaaatcgTAAAAAGTTGGATATGACCActgaaatatacattttatttacctgGTTTTTTTAGTTCAGTTTTGTTAGGTTAGCTTCAGTTAGGtctatttatgaaaaacaaaaacattattttttttacattctatttaaacagaaatatgtatataacaaaatcgTCAAATGTTATCTTATACTATCTGTaagacaaatttataattaagaacATTTGGAATCAATTTGAAGATTGTTTACAATgtggtatttaataaaatcaagtactttttaaatatttatccaaattttgaaaataataacatataagcCTTCTATAGATGGTAAAAATCATAACTAATCTTAGTttcttaaattactttaacaatatataagataaagaattttatgtacataagcatttaaaatcgtttttataattccaaaatacaattaatatacaagtgcctattatagtaaaaaaaggAAGGTAAAACTGAAATTACTTCTCAATCTTAAGTCTCGGCTGTTACTATAATTACTGGTCAAACGCATAAAGAATGGcttaattctgttttttaatACGATCACAAAACGATTCCCGAGGGAAACCAATAAATCGGGACGAGACGgtcaattaaattgtaatggGAAAtaagatttgaaatatttaccgAGCGCTATGACGCCTACGAAGATTAAACGATCCATTAAAATAGTCTGTACTTATTCActtgtattgtatattattttaggcaTCTACAAGATAAATTGCAGTcgcaataataaatactccatATATTTGTCTTGTACTCTTGATACAAATTCTTA
This Danaus plexippus chromosome Z, MEX_DaPlex, whole genome shotgun sequence DNA region includes the following protein-coding sequences:
- the LOC116777858 gene encoding uncharacterized protein LOC116777858, coding for MMNTTAEMYLKGSDLQEKINKLHYLYQPIDLNYIFHESKMRAIKSMKSIIKESNRRSIQECDYSDLLICSLTLVYYFGMRLKINMLKRRFWIKCDKKLFHRAESAFQDTLNVLQPECSEKTIRITLDFFSNIPLWPYENFVTQILEVILYYSRGRITLFNLMLTDIHCVVFSDVKSARHRMRVLYELLRSDNWIINKQKLLPFITRLLDFFTCSIAKGTEGVVIYRYLKKGFEVCLRRIFERTENRCRLIIITTMLNWFSMAHMDNDEVLEFSSLIEQAAQLYQVGQYSESFQEHVFSDVLANFVGSSNGVYSLVGCRLMVRFLDRHCNAAYLSMPAIYYEFSQTPLKVAEYNGNDKAFLRHYREQIHDYSIKVVQYHSYSQINLRTMFSLIACTILEVPCSLTAAAASCLMMTIQDFALTQEKIPDRSRFWLHAIVLSIMSLICWVHKAPDLYRYVNEIISRRAKDAPQLNPPLLKTYNLQSHHAYWKKSTLFFEDWELRYGLWKHFQAARQKDKINQNKISKKKPIMDINT
- the LOC116777977 gene encoding uncharacterized protein LOC116777977, which encodes MDCKSLLFCLAVFLAVLFTDCEGRTKKVVIHVPYKVKKIKHVHTVYKTIHHHHTHHDHEHGLVPDDHEHFHHMHLLEEPSPTHVQAIPEFLPDGPLDLPLDISEMPRDIPLKSIRHGIPLYRQK